Proteins encoded by one window of Burkholderia plantarii:
- a CDS encoding TetR/AcrR family transcriptional regulator, with translation MAVRQASRQTGGTKARILDAAEDLFVEHGFEAMSMRQITSRAAVNLAAVNYHFGSKEALIHAMLSRRLDQLNDERLRILDRFEAQLGEGITCEHVLGAMFIPALQASRDPQRGGRAFLRLIGRAYTDPSTFVRSFLAAHYASVAGRFFDAFQRALPQLPRSELGWRLHYAIGALSGALAGAETDSLLDDFSQGRTMNDVQMIARLSSLIVAALKAPMPDAGQMSIFAAVLDDAQRGSTVPPNGGELPAGPFGASAGTRLHARHAS, from the coding sequence ATGGCGGTTCGGCAAGCCAGCCGGCAAACCGGCGGCACGAAGGCGCGCATTCTCGACGCGGCGGAAGACCTGTTCGTCGAACACGGCTTCGAAGCCATGTCGATGCGACAGATCACGTCGCGCGCCGCGGTGAATCTCGCGGCGGTCAATTACCATTTCGGCAGCAAGGAAGCGCTGATCCACGCGATGCTGTCGCGCCGCCTCGATCAACTGAACGACGAACGGCTGCGCATCCTCGACCGCTTCGAGGCGCAGCTCGGCGAAGGCATCACTTGCGAGCACGTGCTCGGCGCGATGTTCATCCCGGCGCTGCAGGCCTCGCGTGATCCGCAGCGCGGCGGCCGCGCGTTCCTGCGCCTGATCGGCCGCGCCTATACCGATCCGTCCACCTTCGTACGCAGCTTCCTGGCCGCGCACTACGCGAGCGTGGCCGGCCGCTTCTTCGACGCGTTCCAGCGCGCGCTGCCGCAACTGCCGCGCTCCGAGCTGGGCTGGCGCCTGCACTATGCGATCGGCGCGCTGTCGGGCGCGCTCGCGGGCGCCGAGACCGACAGCCTGCTCGACGATTTCTCGCAGGGCCGCACCATGAACGACGTGCAGATGATCGCGCGGCTGTCCTCGCTGATCGTCGCCGCGCTGAAGGCGCCGATGCCTGACGCGGGGCAGATGTCGATCTTCGCGGCCGTGCTCGACGACGCGCAGCGCGGCAGCACCGTGCCGCCAAACGGCGGCGAGCTGCCGGCGGGACCGTTCGGCGCCTCGGCCGGCACGCGGCTGCATGCGCGGCACGCGTCCTGA
- a CDS encoding MFS transporter yields MSWTREQRNVTIAAYLGWTLDAFDFFLMVFVLKDIAAEFHTKIPAVAFAVTLTLAMRPLGALIFGRLADRFGRRPTLMINIAIYSLLELASGFAPSLAALLVMRALFGIAMGGEWGVGSALTMETVPPQSRGIVSGLLQAGYPSGYLLASVVFGVLYQYIGWRGMFMIGVLPALLVLYVRSHVPESPAWKQMEKRPRPSLVATLRQNWKLSVYAVVLMTAFNFFSHGTQDLYPTFLREQHHFDPHTVSWITIVLNIGAIVGGLAFGSLSEKIGRRRAIFIAALIALPVLPLWAFSTGAVALAAGAFLMQISVQGAWGVIPVHLNEISPDEIRATFPGFVYQLGNLLASGNATMQAQLAVNNGNDYGHALALVAGVVAVVIASLILFSRERRGIDMTQSAAQVSAAR; encoded by the coding sequence ATGAGCTGGACCCGGGAACAGAGAAACGTGACGATCGCCGCCTATTTAGGCTGGACCCTCGACGCATTCGACTTCTTTCTGATGGTATTCGTGCTGAAAGACATCGCGGCGGAATTCCATACCAAGATCCCGGCGGTCGCCTTCGCGGTAACCCTGACGCTGGCCATGCGGCCGCTCGGTGCGCTGATCTTCGGCCGGCTCGCCGACCGCTTCGGCCGCCGTCCCACGCTGATGATCAACATCGCCATCTACTCGCTGCTCGAACTCGCCTCCGGCTTCGCGCCGAGCCTCGCCGCGCTGCTCGTGATGCGCGCGCTGTTCGGCATCGCGATGGGCGGCGAATGGGGCGTGGGCTCCGCGCTGACGATGGAAACGGTGCCGCCCCAGTCGCGCGGGATCGTCTCGGGGCTGCTGCAGGCCGGCTATCCGAGCGGCTATCTGCTCGCCTCGGTGGTGTTCGGCGTGCTCTACCAGTACATCGGCTGGCGCGGGATGTTCATGATCGGCGTGCTGCCCGCGCTGCTGGTGCTCTACGTGCGCTCGCACGTACCCGAATCGCCGGCCTGGAAGCAGATGGAGAAGCGCCCGCGGCCGAGCCTGGTGGCTACGCTGCGGCAGAACTGGAAGCTGTCGGTCTACGCGGTGGTGCTGATGACGGCATTCAACTTCTTCTCGCACGGCACGCAGGATCTGTATCCGACCTTCCTGCGCGAACAACATCACTTCGATCCGCACACCGTGTCGTGGATCACGATCGTGCTGAACATCGGCGCGATCGTCGGCGGCCTCGCGTTCGGTTCGCTTTCCGAAAAGATCGGCCGGCGCCGCGCGATCTTCATCGCCGCGCTGATCGCGCTGCCGGTGCTGCCGCTGTGGGCGTTCTCGACCGGCGCGGTGGCGCTGGCCGCCGGCGCGTTCCTGATGCAGATCTCGGTGCAGGGCGCGTGGGGGGTGATCCCGGTCCACCTGAACGAGATCTCGCCCGACGAGATCCGCGCGACCTTCCCCGGCTTCGTCTACCAGCTCGGCAACCTGCTCGCCTCGGGCAACGCGACGATGCAGGCGCAACTGGCCGTCAACAACGGCAACGACTACGGCCATGCGCTCGCGCTGGTGGCCGGCGTGGTCGCGGTGGTGATCGCTTCGCTGATCCTGTTCAGCCGCGAACGGCGCGGCATCGACATGACGCAGAGCGCCGCGCAGGTCTCCGCGGCCCGCTAG